CCCGCGAGGGCCTGGTGGAGGCGCTGAAGGCCCGCTACTGGGTGTACCGCACGTTCATGCGGTTCGTGTACTGGTCGGGCACGCTGAGCGAGGGCGCGCGGCGCGGCTTGTTTCTGGGCGCCTGGGTGGTGGTGCGCTTTGTGCGGGTGCTGCTGCCGGTGTACCTGCTGTTTGTGTTCCTGAGCTGGTTTGCCGACGTTATTTTCGAGAGCCTGCTGCGCGTGAGTGCCTACGGCCGGCTGGCCCTGAGCGAGCGGCAGACGCGGCACTCCAACCAGTTTCTGGGTTTGCTGGCGGTGGCGGCGGGCGCACTGGCCGGGCGGCTGGCGGCGCCAACCGTACCGGGCACCAGCACGCTGGGCATGGTGGCGCTGGGGCTGCTGTTTCCGCTGGCGGGCACCTGGCGGCTGCCGGCGGGCACACTGGCCTGGCAACGCTCGCGCTGGGCGGGCTTCGGGCTGGCCGCGGTGGGCGGGCTAAGCGTGGCGCTGGAAGTACTGGGCCTGGGTGGCGACGGCGTGGCGTTCGGCGCCTTCCTCGTGGGCACCTTGGCCTACACCTGGGTTTTTGCCCTGCGGTAGTAGGCGGGGCTACTTGCCGCGCTTCCAGCGGTAGTACTTGCGGTACCAGGCCGACGTTTTTTTGAACAGACTGCTGGTCGACTCGTTCGGAAACATGTTGATGCGGAACACCTGCATGCGGTCGTCTTCAATGGTCAGGCCGCCGGTGTCGGTGGCTACGCCCAGGGCGAAACCGGCGGCGCGCACCGCTTCTTTCACGGGCTCATTGAGGTCGCCGTAGGGATAGGCAAAGCTCACGATTTTGGTTTGCAGCGCTTCTTCCAAGGCGGCTTTGCTGCGCACTAGTTCCTGGGCGGCTTCGGGCAGTGGCAGCGTGGTGAGGCGCGGGTGCGACATGGTGTGCGCTCCGATTTCCCAGCCGGCCGCTACAAACGCCTGCTTTTGCCCCCGGTCCATGATGTCGGAGCGGGGCTCGGTGGGGTCGGCGGCGAGGTCCCACTGGTTGTGGCGCACGTCGAAATCGCCGAGCAGGTAGAGCACGCCGCGGTAGCCGTACTGCTGCATCAGGGGCAGCAGGTTAGTGTAGTTATCGGTGTAGCCGTCGTCGAAGGTAAGAATGATGGGGCGGGCCGGAAACTCGCTCAGCGGCCGTTCGCCAGCGGCAAATTTCAGGTAGTCGGCGAAGGTGATGGGCGTGAGCTTGCGCGACTTGAAATAGGCCAGATGCCGGGCAAAATTGTCTTTGGTGACGTAAATCTGATGCTTAGTAGCCAGCGGCGCGTCCGGGATTTTGTGGTACATCAGCACCGGGATGAAGGCGGGCACGGCCTTCTGCATGCGGGCGGCCTGGTAGGTTTCCAGCACCCGCGCCGCCACGGTGCGGAGGTCGTAGTGCGCCCGTACCTGCTGCTGCAGGGCAGTTGTCACGGGCTGCGGCGCCTGCAGGCAGCCCCACGCCGCGGCCAGCACCGCCGAAAAATCCACCGCCGAAGGCGCCTGCCGGGCCGAGATGTCGCCAAAATTGGAAGCCGCGGCCGCGCCAAAGGTGGCTTCGGCCACCAGCCCCTCATAGGTGGCTTCGCCCAGGGCCAGCACCGGCCGGCCGGCACCCAGCGCCTCAATGGCCACCCGCCCCGCCCCGATGACCAGCGTGGTACGGGCCAGCCAGCCGGGCACGTCAGAAGTGAAGCCCACGACTTCCACCCGCTCGCCAAACTCCGCCTGCAGCTGCGTCAGAGCTACTTTACCGGCCTCGGGCAAGTGTTCCAGCTCGCCGCCGATGAGGGCCACGCGCAAGCCCGGCAGCTCCCGCAGCAGCACCGGAAACACCTGTTGCAGCAGGTCCGCCGCCCGCTCGCCCTTGCCACCATTGAAGCGCCCGATGAATGCAAGCCTAAGCGGCTCAGCTGATTCTGCTTCGGGCGCAGCCCCAAAGCTCACGCCATTCGGAATTTCAACAATTTTGGCCATCTGCATCTTCACCTCATCGACAAGATGCGTGCGCAGGTTGCCGCAGATGGCGATGACTTTGTCGCCGTAGATATCGAAGAGTGAGGTGGAAGTGTGCAGGTGCTGGCGACCGTGCACGGTGCTCACCAGCGGCACCTTCAGGCCGCGCAGGGCCACGTAGCTCACCCAGCTGGCCGCCCGCGAGTGGGCGTGCACCACCTGAATGTCTTCGGCTTGCACCAGCCGGCGAATGAGCCGGGCGTTGCGCAAGCGCTGCCCGAAGCGGCGGTTGCTGATGGGCGCCATAACCAGCGTAGCCCCCGTGGGAAGCTGCGCCGCATCTGACACCATCCACACGTGGTGCCCCTGCGCGCGGTGCGCCTCGGCCAGCTGCACGGCATAGGCCACCGAACCCGCAAAAAACTCAGCCGACAAAACGTGGAGGATGCGCATGGCGCAAAGGTATTGCCGGGCTTGGGCTGTTGGCCGAAAAGCAAACGTCATGCTGAGCGCAGTCGAAGCATCTCTACCGCGCAACTAAATTCTTGCGTGAGGTAGAGATGCTTCGACTGCGCTCAGCATGACAGTATTTCTTGGTGACTTGGCGAGGCTAGCTTTTTGCGCGGCCGGCCACATTGTCCATGTATTTCTGGCCGTTGCCGGTGTTCAGGAGCAGCACATTCTCGTCGGGGTGCAGCCAGCCGGTGCCGAGCAGCTTGCGGGCGGCCATCCACACGGCCGCGCCTTCGGGGGCCACGAATAGGCCTTCCTGCTGGCCCAGGTCGCGCATGCCGGCCAGCATGTCTTCCTCGCTGATGCTCACCACCGTGCCGTTGGATTCGCGCAGCACGCGCAGCATCATGGCCTCGCCCAGCGGGTGCGGCACGGCCAGGCCGTTGGCCAGCGTGGGGCTGCCGTGGTAGGCGTGGCAGTTGGCCTGCCGGCCGGCGTAGGTTTCGAGCAGGGGGCAGCAGTTTTTGGCCTGCACGGCCACCATGCGCGGCAGGCGGGTTTCGGGGGCCAGCCAGCCCAGGGCTTTCATCTCCTGAAACGCTTTCCAGATGCCGATGAGGCCCGTGCCGCCGCCGGCGGGGTACAGCAGCACGTCGGGCAGCGTCCAGTTGAGCTGCTCCGCAATTTCGTAGCCCATGGTTTTCTTGCCTTCGAGGCGGTAGGGCTCTTTCAGGGTCGAGATGTCGAGCAGGGCGCCGTCGGCGTTGCGCTGCCGCACCCGGGCGCCGCAGTCGCTGATGAGGCCGTCAATCAGCTCCACCTCGGCGCCGTACCAGTAGCATTCCTCCTTGAAGGCCTGGGGCGTGTGGCGGGGCATCACCACCACGGCTTTGAGACCGGCGCGGGCGCAGTAGGCGGCCATGGCCACGCCTGCATTGCCAGCGGTGGGAATGATGCAGCCGTCCACGCCCAGTTCCTTGGCCTTGGAGATGGCCATGCTAAGGCCGCGCGCCTTGAACGAACCGGTGGGATTTTGGCCCTCGTCCTTCAGCAGAAGCGAGGACAATTCGTGGCGCGCGGCCAGGCGCGGCAAGCGCAGCAGCGGAGTAAAGCCTTCGCCCAGGGTCACTTTATTTTCTTCGCTGAGCAGCGGCAGCAAGGCGCCGTAGCGCCACATCGAGGAATCGGCCTGGTCGATGACGTCGCGGCCCAGGGGTTCAAACAGGGCGTAGTCGGCCACCAGGGGCACATTGCAGCAGGCCGACACGCGCTGCAATTCAAACGCCGAGTAGGCAGTGCCGCACGCCGAGCAATGCAGGGCGCTGAGGCGGGAAGGAGATTCGAGGGCCACCATTTTCATGGGGCAAAGTACGGGAGTCCCCCAGCCGCGGTATGCCTTATGGGCATAGGCTTTTGGAATAGGCTATGCCTTCCCAGAATAGTAGCGCTTGGTAAAAAGCAGAAAGTCGCGGTAGGGCGCGTTGTTTTCGGTGCCCTTGCGCTGAATGAAATTGAACTCTCGCTTCAGGGGAAAATTATTGATTTTCACTTCCGAAAACTCGCCCGACGCCAGCTCCTTCAGCACGGCCTGCCGGGGCAAAAACGCCAGGCAGTTGTCGACGCGCACGAAGTTTTTGAGGGCTTCGGTGCCGCCCAGGCGCACGCGCACCGGCAGCGCGGCCAGCTTGATGCGGTGCTGGGCCAGGGCTTCTTCGAGCACGGCCAGCGTGCCGGAGCCGGCCTCGCGCAGGGCCAGCGGCGTGCTGAGCAGGTCGTGCACTTCGAGGGTGCGGTTTTCGAGCGGATTGTTGGCGGCGCACACGGCCACCACGTCGTCGGTGAGCAGGGGCGTGTACGTCACGTGGCTCACCTTGTGAATGCCCTCGATGATGCCGAGCTCGATTTCGTGGTCGAGCAGGGCGCGCAGAATGTTGTCGGAATTGCGGTTTTTGAGGCTGAGCTGGCGGTTGGGGTGCTGGCGCAGGTAGGCCGACACCACCGGCGGCAGCACGTACAGCGAAATGGTGGTGCTGGCCCCGATGAGCAGGTGCATGCTGGGCGCAAAATCGGTGCTGAGCGCGCTCATTTCCTGGTGCAGCTCCTGCTGCAGCTGCTTGGCCTGCAGCAATTTTTGGTAGAGCTTGAGGCCGGCCGGCGTGAGCTGAATGCTGCTGCCCAGGCGCTCAAACAGGCCCGTTTTATAATACTCCTCCAGCGCTTTCACCTGCTTGCTCACCGCCGACTGGCTGATGAACAAGGTCTGGCTGGCCTTGGTGAAGCTGAGGCGCTGGGCCACTTCGAGGAAAACTTCGTGGGGATGGGAGAGCATAAGGTAACGAAGCTAACGGGTGCGGGAGATACGGACCGCGCCCACCCTTTGGACTCGTCCTCAACGCCCGAATAGTTGCCGCCGCAGGGCTTCGTCCTGCTTGTACACGTCGGGGTAGAAGCGCAGCTGGCCCCCTACCACCGCGCAGGTAGCGTAGCGCACGTGCAGCGGCACCGCGCGCTCGGCCGTGACGCGGCGCGGCACGGGCGCCGCCGCCAGCTCGGCCTCGGTGGGCAGGGTGGCGCGCAGGCTGTCGGCGCCGCGCAGCAGGTAGTCTGCCAGCTGCAGCGGGTGCTCCATGCGAATGCAGCCGTGGCCGAGGGCGCGATAGGGGCGCTTGAAATCGTGGGTGTCGTAGGTGGCGTGCAGGTACACTTGGTAGGGGTTCGCAAAGCGGAAAATGACCGAGCCCAGCGCATTGCCCGGCCCCGAGCGCTGCCGGACAGTGTAGCGAAACCGCTTCTTGTCCACATCCCACCAGTCCACGGCCGTGGCGTCCACGGGCTGGCCCTGGGCATCGTAAATGGCAAAGCGGTGCCGGGCGGCGTAGCGCGGGTTGTGGCGCAGGCGGGGCAGTAGCTCCTCGGTGGCAATGCTGTAGGGCACGCGCCACTCGGGCGCCAGCGTGAACACCCGCAGCCGGCTGCTAAACGTGGGCGTGGGGCTCTCGGGCTTGCCGATGACGAGGCGCTGGGTTTGCAGCACGCTGTCGCGGTGCACCACTTCCAAGGCGTAGGCGGGCAGGTTGACCAGCACGTAGTTGGTATCCGGAATGGCCTGCCAGCGCCAGCGCTCCAGCGTGAGGGCCAACTGCCAGGCGCGCTTTAGCCGGGCTGAGTCGCGGCCCCCGGGCTGCCGCCGCCAGCGCGCCAGCGCCTGCTGCAGCTGCTGGTACTCGCGCTGCTGCGGCTGGCAGCGCAGCAGAGCGGGCACAAAATCGGGCGCGGCCAAGGCTTGAGAAAGCCAGACCGCCGGCACAAACGTTGAATCGACGGCTTCCAGTGGCGACGGGGTGAGTTCGCGCAGCTGGCCCCGGCGCAGGTGCCGCGTGAACCGCAGCAGGCCGTCGGTGAGCAGCACTTCCAGGCGGGCCTGCAGCACCGCACGGCGGGCTGGGGGCACGGGCGGCCGCAGCGCCTGAACCAGGGCCTGCACCGCGGGGCCGTGGTAGTTGGCCGGCTGCAGGCCATAGTCTTCGGCGCTGAGCAGCAGGCCGCTGGCCGCCCGCCCCCGGGCGCTAAGCCGGAAGCTGTCGCACCAGGCCGGGGCGCAGGCCCGCCGCTGGTAGAAGGTGCGCGTAGCGGGCAGGTCGTAGTACTGCAAGGGGCGGTGGCCGGGCGCGTCTACGGTGTCGAGCAACAAGGCCCGAATGCGGCCGGCCAACGAGTCGGGCGCCGCGCG
This DNA window, taken from Hymenobacter sp. 5317J-9, encodes the following:
- a CDS encoding polysaccharide deacetylase family protein → MRILHVLSAEFFAGSVAYAVQLAEAHRAQGHHVWMVSDAAQLPTGATLVMAPISNRRFGQRLRNARLIRRLVQAEDIQVVHAHSRAASWVSYVALRGLKVPLVSTVHGRQHLHTSTSLFDIYGDKVIAICGNLRTHLVDEVKMQMAKIVEIPNGVSFGAAPEAESAEPLRLAFIGRFNGGKGERAADLLQQVFPVLLRELPGLRVALIGGELEHLPEAGKVALTQLQAEFGERVEVVGFTSDVPGWLARTTLVIGAGRVAIEALGAGRPVLALGEATYEGLVAEATFGAAAASNFGDISARQAPSAVDFSAVLAAAWGCLQAPQPVTTALQQQVRAHYDLRTVAARVLETYQAARMQKAVPAFIPVLMYHKIPDAPLATKHQIYVTKDNFARHLAYFKSRKLTPITFADYLKFAAGERPLSEFPARPIILTFDDGYTDNYTNLLPLMQQYGYRGVLYLLGDFDVRHNQWDLAADPTEPRSDIMDRGQKQAFVAAGWEIGAHTMSHPRLTTLPLPEAAQELVRSKAALEEALQTKIVSFAYPYGDLNEPVKEAVRAAGFALGVATDTGGLTIEDDRMQVFRINMFPNESTSSLFKKTSAWYRKYYRWKRGK
- a CDS encoding threonine synthase — protein: MKMVALESPSRLSALHCSACGTAYSAFELQRVSACCNVPLVADYALFEPLGRDVIDQADSSMWRYGALLPLLSEENKVTLGEGFTPLLRLPRLAARHELSSLLLKDEGQNPTGSFKARGLSMAISKAKELGVDGCIIPTAGNAGVAMAAYCARAGLKAVVVMPRHTPQAFKEECYWYGAEVELIDGLISDCGARVRQRNADGALLDISTLKEPYRLEGKKTMGYEIAEQLNWTLPDVLLYPAGGGTGLIGIWKAFQEMKALGWLAPETRLPRMVAVQAKNCCPLLETYAGRQANCHAYHGSPTLANGLAVPHPLGEAMMLRVLRESNGTVVSISEEDMLAGMRDLGQQEGLFVAPEGAAVWMAARKLLGTGWLHPDENVLLLNTGNGQKYMDNVAGRAKS
- a CDS encoding LysR family transcriptional regulator — its product is MLSHPHEVFLEVAQRLSFTKASQTLFISQSAVSKQVKALEEYYKTGLFERLGSSIQLTPAGLKLYQKLLQAKQLQQELHQEMSALSTDFAPSMHLLIGASTTISLYVLPPVVSAYLRQHPNRQLSLKNRNSDNILRALLDHEIELGIIEGIHKVSHVTYTPLLTDDVVAVCAANNPLENRTLEVHDLLSTPLALREAGSGTLAVLEEALAQHRIKLAALPVRVRLGGTEALKNFVRVDNCLAFLPRQAVLKELASGEFSEVKINNFPLKREFNFIQRKGTENNAPYRDFLLFTKRYYSGKA
- a CDS encoding L,D-transpeptidase family protein, which produces MRRLGYLLLASLLTLVTTGPARPAAPVASAPPPAGSSSSRAAPDSLAGRIRALLLDTVDAPGHRPLQYYDLPATRTFYQRRACAPAWCDSFRLSARGRAASGLLLSAEDYGLQPANYHGPAVQALVQALRPPVPPARRAVLQARLEVLLTDGLLRFTRHLRRGQLRELTPSPLEAVDSTFVPAVWLSQALAAPDFVPALLRCQPQQREYQQLQQALARWRRQPGGRDSARLKRAWQLALTLERWRWQAIPDTNYVLVNLPAYALEVVHRDSVLQTQRLVIGKPESPTPTFSSRLRVFTLAPEWRVPYSIATEELLPRLRHNPRYAARHRFAIYDAQGQPVDATAVDWWDVDKKRFRYTVRQRSGPGNALGSVIFRFANPYQVYLHATYDTHDFKRPYRALGHGCIRMEHPLQLADYLLRGADSLRATLPTEAELAAAPVPRRVTAERAVPLHVRYATCAVVGGQLRFYPDVYKQDEALRRQLFGR